From one Esox lucius isolate fEsoLuc1 chromosome 11, fEsoLuc1.pri, whole genome shotgun sequence genomic stretch:
- the LOC117595285 gene encoding NLR family CARD domain-containing protein 3-like, whose translation MLSSDLTEGFESQREDEEGVDPEDEKQESSAKEGALKITLHVLRNMNQKDLADTLEKNELAVICQHDLKSNLKKKCQCLFEGIAKQGNPTLLTKIYTELYITEGGSGGVNNEHEVRQIETTTRKQARPETAIKCNDIFKPIPGQDKPIRTVLTKGVAGIGKTVSVQKFILDWAEGKANQDVQFVFPLPFRELNLMKGDKLSLIQLINHFSVETNKTRISNYNKYKVVFIFDGLDECRLPLDFQNNKSCCDVTESTSVDVLLTNLIKGNLLPSALLWITTRPAAANQIPSWYVDLVTEVRGFNDPQKEEYFRKRFSDEDLASRIISHIKTLRSLHIMCHIPVFCWIVATILEYMLTTDDKGELPKTLTDMYSHFLVFQSKHRNVKYDGKKETDPHWNKESILTLGKLAFQQLQKGNLIFYEDDLKECGIDIHEASVYSGVCTQIFKEECGLNQDKVFCFVHLSIQEFLAAVYVFLSFKNNNKIRLGQKLSNSLTSKFRKIPEIDFHKTAVDEALQSKTGHLDLFLRFLLGLSLESNQKHLRGLLTKTRSSSQSHEETIKYIKEKIRENPSSERCINLFHCLNELNDHSLVEEIQRYLSSGRLSREELSPAQWSALVFVLLTSEEEIDVFDLKKYSTSEKGLLGLLPVIKTCRTAL comes from the exons ATGCTGAGTTCAGATCTCACAGAAGGATTTGAGAgtcagagggaggatgaggaaggtgtggaCCCTGAAGATGAGAAGCAGGAGAGCAGTGCCAAAGAGGGGGCTCTGAAGATCACACTGCATGTCCTGAGGAACATGAACCAGAAGGATCttgctgacacactggagaaaa atgagcTTGCTGTGATTTGCCAACATGATCTCAAATCTAACCTGAAGAAGAAGTGTCAGTGCTTATTTGAGGGTATCGCTAAACAAGGGAACCCAACACTTCTCACtaagatctacacagagctctacatcacagagggtggaagtggaggagtcaataatgaacatgaggtgagacagattgagacaacaaccaggaaacaagcaagaccagagacagcaatcaaatgtaatgacatcttcaaacccatacctggacaagacaaacctATCAGAACTGTGCTGACAAAGGGTGTTGCTGGAATTGGAAAAACTGTCTCTGTGCAGAAGTTCATTCTGgactgggctgaaggaaaagccaatcaggatgtccaatttgtatttcccctcccttttagggagttgaaTTTAATGAAAGGGGATAAACTCAGTTTGATTCAACTCATCAATCATTTTTCAGTTGAAACCAATAAGACAAGAATCTCtaactacaacaaatacaaagttgtgttcatctttgatggtctggatgagtgccgactgccccttgacttccagaacaacaagagctgttgtgatgtcacagagtcaacctcagtggatgtgctgctgacaaacctcatcaagggaaatctgcttccctctgctctcctctggataactaccagacctgcagcagccaatcagatcccttcaTGGTATGTTGACctggtgacagaggtgagagggttcaatgacccacagaaagaggagtacttcaggaagagattcagtgatgaggacctggccagcagaatcatctcacacataaagacattaaggagcctccacatcatgtgtcacataccagtcttctgttggatcgttGCTACAATCCTTGAGTACATGTTGACTACAGATGATAAAGGAGAGCTGCCCAAGAccctaacagacatgtactcacacttccttgtgtttcagtccaAACACAGGAATGTAAAGTATGATGGGAAAAAAGAGACGGATCCACACTGGAAtaaagagagcattctgacactgGGAAAACTGGCTTTTCAACAGCTACAGAAAGGCAATCTGATTTTCTATGAAGATGACCTGAAAGAGTGTGGCATTGATATCCATgaagcatcagtgtactcaggagtctgtacgcagatctttaaagaggaatgtgggctgaaccaggacaaggtgttctgctttgtccatctgagtattcaggagtttctagctgctgtctatgtgtttctctcattcaaaaacaacaataaaatcagATTAGGTCAAAAACTATCAAACTCCTTAACAAGTAAGTTCAGGAAAATACCTGAAATAGATTTTCACAAGACTGCTGTGGATGAAGCCTTACAGAGTAAgactggacacctggaccttttcctccgcttccttctgggtctctcactggagtcaaatCAGAAGCATTTACGAGGTCTACTGACAAAGACCAGAAGCAGCTCACAGAGCCATGAAGAAACCATCAAGTACATCAAGGAGAAGATCAGGGAGAATCCCTCTTCAGAGAGGTGCatcaatctgttccactgtctgaatgaactgaatgaccattctctagtggaggagatccaaagatacctgagttcaggacgtctctccagagaagaactgtcacctgcacagtggtcagctctggtctttgtgttactgacttcagaagaggagattgatgtgtttgacctgaagaaatactcCACATCTGAGAAAGGTCTTCTGGGGTTGTTGCCAGTGATCAAAACCTGCAGAACTGCTCTGTAA